In Euwallacea fornicatus isolate EFF26 chromosome 2, ASM4011564v1, whole genome shotgun sequence, one genomic interval encodes:
- the LOC136345143 gene encoding uncharacterized protein — protein sequence MKHGFIIIPRTPRSSPDSGQQNGAKGILLIDYLSKGKTTNGAYYSNLPEKPHQRILEKRSGLTKKKIMFHQDNAPRYKSHAVIDKIERLSPNLKKVLVAKNFGQMPK from the exons atgaaacatggattCATCATTATTCCCCGGACTCCAAGGAGCAGTCCCGACAGTGGACAGCAAAAC GGTGCCAAAGGAATTCTTCTTATCGACTATCTTTCAAAGGGAAAAACCACCAACGGAGCATATTATTCAAATCTCCCAGAAAAACCACACCAAAGAATTCTGGAGAAACGTTCTGGTTTGactaaaaagaaaatcatGTTTCATCAGGACAACGCACCACGTTACAAGTCACATGCCGTGATAGATAAAATTGAACG TTTGTCcccgaatttgaaaaaagtcttGGTAGCAAAAAATTTCGGTCAGATGCCGAAGTGA